The Pararhizobium sp. IMCC21322 sequence AAAACTGTCTGATTGGCGCGGGGGCACTCATTCCCGAGGGCAAGAACATTCCCGACAATTCACTGGTCGTCGGCATGCCAGGCAAAGTCATCCGCACCCTCACCGATGATGATGCTTCAAAGCTGACCGCTTCAGCGCTGAATTACCAAAAAAATGCCAAACGGTTTTTGAGCGGTTTGAAGCAAGTCTAGAGTTCTGGGCTCAATCCGTACTCGCAGTTTCCGCCAGAAGATGGTCGTCGCTCCTGTCGGCAACAGAAACCCATTTGCCCGCATGTTTGCTGGATTGGCGTTTGAGATAATTGTAAGGCGTTTCTGTCCAATGCTTGATCAGCGCTTCCTGATTATCCAGAACGAAATCTCCCCGATCTGTACGCACGGTCAGGACCGCGTGGCCACCGCCGTCAATATCGCGAACAACAGTAATCAGCAGACTGCCTGCGGGCCAACCGGCCTGTATAAGGTGATGCCGCTTCAACAGGACGTAATCTTCGCAATCGCCATATTGATCCGGAAATGCCCAAACCTCTGGAACTGAATAAAGCTCAATGTCCGTAACCGGCTGAACCGATTGGTTGACCATATGGTTGATCTGAATGAGTTCGTCCCAACGCTCCTGCGTCAATGCCATAGCCCGATCCTGGCTGACCTGTGAGCGACACTCCTGCGGATTGGCGCGACAGAATTTGACGTGGCCAATTGGGGGTCGGGTTTTGCCCGTCACCGCCATAAAAGCAGAGTTTACATCTCTGGCATCAGAATGTTCAATCGCAGTGAAAGCGACGATAAAGCCAAACAATAGGGATCGTTTCAAGTATTTCATGGACTCTGACCTCAATTTCAATCAAGATCAGAATACAGTCCATGATTTTACATCACGCCAAAAATCAGATGTACTTTTAAATCTAATTTATTGATAATTTTATTTAAATTTATAACATTGTTTTAACCACAAAATATGTGGTTAGCCGTCGCGACCGCCCTCAAATACAGTAAGGTGCTGGATCCGTTTTTCCGATGTCACCAATGGAACAACATTAAAGTTGGGAACCGGAACATCAGCGACAGGTTCAAAACTGTCTGTGTAGCGCTGAGACAGGACAGGTTCGTACTGGGTGTGACGCCGCCCAAATTGTCGCTCAATCAGAGCCTGCAATTCGGCAATACCATGCGGAATATCAGGATCAGCAATGCCGCCAAGCCCATGAAACGGTTGCGCAGTGGATGGACGCAACGAGACATGGTGCGTGGAAACCGAGTGTCCGGCCAGTTCCAGCATTGCAGCTTTATTGCCTGCGCTTATGATTCTGGCGGACAGGATGCTGTTTCGTACAATCGGATCGCGTCCCAACCAAGCTGGCTCGTCAAGTGTGACGCAGGCACCAATAAGCCGCGCGCAACTGCCAGCAATTTTCTTGAGCGGCAATACAATCCATTGCTGCTCAACAGCACGGCCCTGCGCACTTGTTCCCAGAATTTCTGCTTTGAAGATGGTACCTTTTTCGGCCACCTGAGTCAGGGCGATCTGCATTTTTCGCCGATCCAGATCGGCGAAATGGGCCAACGGCCTCTGTCCTTTCAACTCCCGACGCGCATTCTGACATAACAGCGTGCCTGCAAGACGGTAGTAAAAGCGACCATTGGCGTTGCGTTCCAGCAGGAAAACCTCTGGCAAAATACCGCGAATATCGCCGGGATGAATGTCAGCACGCGCTGGAGCAGCCAACGCCCCGCGCTGTCGATCCCAATAATTGAACAAGGCGCAAATTGTCGGATGGTTCATAAAAAAGCGTTCTATCCTGAAAGTGTGCAATGGCTAACAATGTCTTAACAGGATTTCTAAAGCTGTGTGGGGGCAGATCGGCAATATGGTTAATGCGGCTCCGATCTGTGGATTACCGGTCAAAGCCCTGCCCTCATTCGGCATAGCGGGCTTTGTATTCCGCCGGTCAGAGGCTAACTATGGCCCCATGGAGAATCAACAAGACACCCCGCCCGCGGACAGCACCCGCGCCATCAATGCGCCGAATGTCATCATTGGTCTGACGGCGCTTTTCATTGGCATTCACGCTGGCATCGGCCTTTTGTCCGAGCAAAGCTACGTCAATGTACTTATCCGTTTTAGCTTCATTCCTGCCCGGTATGGCGGACTTCTGGAACTGCCCGGCTCACCCTATTCCGAGTGGATCAGCCCTTTAAGCTATGCACTGCTTCACGGCAGTTGGCTTCATGTTCTGACAAATTCCATCTGGATGTTGGCGTTTGGCAGCGCATTGGCATGGCGCTTTGGCACAAAGCGATTTTTGCTGTTCTCCGCTGTATGCGCAGTTGCAGGTGCAGGTGTGCATTTTCTGGCACATCCAGAATCATTGACACCAACCGTAGGTGCATCTGCGGCAATTTCG is a genomic window containing:
- a CDS encoding transglutaminase-like cysteine peptidase, with translation MKYLKRSLLFGFIVAFTAIEHSDARDVNSAFMAVTGKTRPPIGHVKFCRANPQECRSQVSQDRAMALTQERWDELIQINHMVNQSVQPVTDIELYSVPEVWAFPDQYGDCEDYVLLKRHHLIQAGWPAGSLLITVVRDIDGGGHAVLTVRTDRGDFVLDNQEALIKHWTETPYNYLKRQSSKHAGKWVSVADRSDDHLLAETASTD
- a CDS encoding PAS domain-containing protein, with the translated sequence MNHPTICALFNYWDRQRGALAAPARADIHPGDIRGILPEVFLLERNANGRFYYRLAGTLLCQNARRELKGQRPLAHFADLDRRKMQIALTQVAEKGTIFKAEILGTSAQGRAVEQQWIVLPLKKIAGSCARLIGACVTLDEPAWLGRDPIVRNSILSARIISAGNKAAMLELAGHSVSTHHVSLRPSTAQPFHGLGGIADPDIPHGIAELQALIERQFGRRHTQYEPVLSQRYTDSFEPVADVPVPNFNVVPLVTSEKRIQHLTVFEGGRDG
- a CDS encoding rhomboid family intramembrane serine protease; translation: MVNAAPICGLPVKALPSFGIAGFVFRRSEANYGPMENQQDTPPADSTRAINAPNVIIGLTALFIGIHAGIGLLSEQSYVNVLIRFSFIPARYGGLLELPGSPYSEWISPLSYALLHGSWLHVLTNSIWMLAFGSALAWRFGTKRFLLFSAVCAVAGAGVHFLAHPESLTPTVGASAAISGHMAAVGRFAFSAGGPLARSPFQRSKTDFLRPAEPFSAVLRNRSALTFIGIWFAMNLLFGLTGGGLGDDGARIAWEAHLGGFLAGLLLFPILDPVARKG